The following are from one region of the Capsicum annuum cultivar UCD-10X-F1 chromosome 1, UCD10Xv1.1, whole genome shotgun sequence genome:
- the LOC107873936 gene encoding uncharacterized protein LOC107873936 has protein sequence MILQTTTYSFTFSSQPISRNNFFFKNLTFFTSPLLPKSFLPNLDCKFYLGNKRSSILSVGSVKSDSRIIQATLLEAPVLWAGRVCVFYVLLKAGLAGSPSNPIVSDLETGNADLGFAKWFEELQSKPEKEATDRRKLVSKWHPTTKGTLRRNYRVPSKTEGRRLLRSIASLLSDDDHFRDATSHKGCQIRRESAHGESVCCNNVRALFDELPTPHLIVEITPFPAGPLTETDYAKAEKLERVLRSGPSV, from the exons ATGATTCTACAAACTACAACCTATTCCTTCACATTTTCATCTCAACCCATTTCAAGAaacaattttttcttcaaaaatctcaCCTTTTTCACTTCTCCTTTGTTGCCTAAATCTTTTTTACCAAATCTTGATTGCAAGTTCTATTTGGGTAATAAAAGGAGTTCAATCTTGAGTGTTGGTAGTGTAAAAAGTGATTCAAGAATCATTCAGGCTACTTTGCTTGAAGCTCCTGTTTTGTGGGCTGGTAGAGTTTGTGTGTTTTATGTACTCTTGAAAGCTGGTTTAGCTGGATCTCCTTCTAATCCTATTGTCTCAG ATTTGGAGACTGGGAATGCTGATTTGGGTTTTGCCAAATGGTTTGAAGAGTTACAAAGCAAACCAG AGAAGGAAGCTACTGACAGAAGGAAATTAGTGAGCAAATGGCATCCTACCACAAAGGGGACTCTACGTCGAAATTACAGGGTACCATCCAAAACTGAAGGACGCCGCCTTCTCAGATCCATCGCATCCTTGCTATCAGATGATGACCACTTTAGAGATGCCACTTCTCACAAG GGTTGTCAGATTAGGAGGGAGAGTGCACATGGAGAAAGTGTATGTTGCAACAACGTGCGAGCATTGTTTGATGAACTCCCTACACCACATCTTATCGTCGAGATCACCCCTTTCCCAGCGGGTCCTCTAACAGAAACTGATTATGCAAAGGCTGAAAAACTAGAGAGGGTACTTAGATCAGGTCCTTCTGTCTGA
- the LOC107873926 gene encoding leucine-rich repeat extensin-like protein 5, with the protein MSTKLEPASSRIQTAASSATSLSGPKISMFANKTGFMIPKNKLAGSLVPVFRVGKKGASDSVNDDNTKQVQRKTKWGPDLSQDTTVRKARALAYQSRVDQITQLLSSRSLEGEGSKDSYSASPAKDQESSDHQLNDESVRSLELERREAIGEILKLNPSYKPPPGYKPVPKEAKIPVPIKEHPGYNFIGLIFGPAHKQLEKETGAQVKVYGTKADTGEKVEVASGENVSGNYEEMYVQVSAETYEKVDAAVALIELLVTPVSVTPAATTTKASGDGETISVEATAGPMTPPVANQGMAQPDVGTQPAQLQGHFQPFQGQWFPGPTSQNPVPPFPGHAISGISSASLVSNLHQVSPPPNLSNTPSPFGPPQGMQDGFGSVPRNPFVHSSPQAPLMRQPYMPSAHFGQIGGLGHPIPALGSTPPQSNLTPPQFSQAQPSQTGFPQVVRPVMSSLPQSVPPTAYTDRPLTPAGNSPGWSQSPWNNQTGQGPSNMIGNAPPTVSPQGSHHLASRPMGVSPAPHMDVFRGQNLAPQLSGPGPSAHMAPPLGPSSGSVPAHFFNHSVSSGQPVVLSLSPNPVPGSSLNSNSTRPTSFVTPKPLQPTRDFTFQPHHPQNSASSSASRLISQFGSQDPSPSNQMMRPHLRPAIDNPNPPPVIQGFQRPQLSNQISQPGPPMPLDFARGPAGPLPQFRHPTFSNQGIASPTGPQMQPMNFRPALNHVGSFPPRVNSMPLQQNNPTGMLRPQNFEAPNSVFFRHGRPASSSSGAHQIYDPFSPTSVPRHPHPGGNPAMAEKQESDPEYEDLMASVGVK; encoded by the exons ATGAGCACAAAACTTGAACCGGCATCTAGCCGCATTCAGACGGCTGCTTCATCTGCAACATCATTGAGTGGCCCAAAGATCTCTATGTTTGCCAATAAAACTGGATTTATGATACCAAAAAACAAGTTAGCAGGTTCATTGGTTCCGGTGTTTCGAGTTGGGAAAAAAGGAGCAAGTGATTCTGTAAATGATGATAACACTAAACAGGTGCAAAGGAAAACCAAGTGGGGCCCTGATCTCTCACAGGATACTACTGTCAGAAAAGCAAGAGCCTTGGCATATCAG AGTCGTGTGGATCAAATAACACAACTACTGAGTTCGAGGAGTTTGGAGGGAGAAGGCAGCAAAGACTCATATTCAGCCTCGCCTGCTAAAGATCAGGAGTCTTCAGATCATCAACTTAATGACGAG AGTGTGAGATCACTGGAACTTGAAAGACGGGAAGCCATTG GGGAGATTCTTAAACTGAATCCCAGTTATAAGCCACCACCTGGTTATAAGCCTGTACCAAAGGAGGCAAAAATCCCGGTACCT ATCAAAGAACATCCTGGGTACAAttttattggtttgatttttggCCCTGCTCATAAGCAACTGGAAAAG GAAACTGGAGCTCAAGTTAAGGTTTATGGTACTAAAGCAGATACTGGAGAGAAG GTAGAAGTTGCTTCTGGTGAAAATGTCTCGGGTAATTATGAGGAGATGTATGTTCAAGTATCAGCCGAGACATATGAAAAGGTTGATGCTGCAGTTGCTTTAATTGAACTTCTGGTTACCCCAGTTTCA GTGACTCCAGCGGCCACAACCACAAAAGCGTCAGGTGATGGAGAAACTATTTCTGTTGAAGCAACAGCTGGCCCGATGACCCCTCCTGTGGCAAATCAAGGAATGGCTCAACCAGATGTTGGGACACAGCCTGCTCAGCTTCAAGGTCATTTCCAGCCATTCCAAGGGCAATGGTTTCCTGGACCAACATCTCAGAATCCAGTACCTCCATTTCCAGGACACGCTATCTCTGGGATTTCTTCAGCATCCCTGGTCAGCAACCTCCACCAAGTATCACCACCACCTAACCTGTCAAATACACCCTCACCCTTTGGTCCACCACAGGGTATGCAAGATGGTTTTGGTTCAGTTCCTCGAAACCCTTTTGTTCACTCTAGCCCACAGGCACCACTAATGCGGCAGCCGTACATGCCTTCCGCTCATTTTGGACAAATTGGTGGACTTGGACATCCTATACCAGCTTTAGGGTCTACACCACCTCAATCCAATTTGACTCCGCCTCAATTTTCTCAGGCCCAACCGAGCCAAACAGGGTTTCCGCAGGTTGTCAGACCAGTTATGTCTTCATTGCCTCAATCTGTTCCCCCTACAGCATACACAGACCGACCATTGACCCCAGCTGGGAACTCCCCAGGATGGTCACAGTCACCGTGGAACAACCAGACAGGTCAAGGTCCAAGCAACATGATTGGGAATGCCCCCCCCACAGTTTCCCCTCAAGGAAGTCATCATCTTGCTTCACGACCAATGGGCGTCTCTCCAGCTCCACATATGGATGTTTTCCGGGGCCAAAATTTGGCACCCCAGTTATCTGGACCAGGTCCATCAGCGCATATGGCGCCTCCATTGGGTCCATCTTCAGGATCTGTCCCTGCACATTTCTTTAACCACTCTGTGTCCAGTGGACAGCCAGTCGTTCTGAGTCTCTCACCTAATCCAGTTCCTGGAAGTTCTCTCAACAGTAATTCTACGAGGCCTACTTCCTTTGTAACTCCAAAACCACTTCAGCCCACTAGAGATTTTACATTCCAGCCTCACCATCCTCAGAATTCAGCCTCTTCATCCGCTTCCAGGCTAATTAGTCAATTTGGATCTCAGGACCCTTCACCTTCAAACCAAATGATGCGTCCTCATCTACGACCAGCAATAGACAATCCAAATCCCCCACCTGTCATCCAAGGATTTCAAAGACCCCAATTAAGCAATCAGATTAGTCAGCCAGGGCCACCTATGCCACTTGACTTTGCTCGAGGACCGGCTGGCCCTCTCCCTCAATTTAGGCACCCGACAttttctaatcagggcatagctTCACCTACTGGCCCTCAAATGCAACCTATGAACTTTAGGCCAGCTCTGAATCATGTAGGTTCTTTCCCGCCTAGAGTAAACTCTATGCCACTTCAGCAAAATAATCCAACTGGCATGCTTCGACCTCAGAACTTTGAGGCTCCCAACAGTGTCTTCTTTCGACATGGTAGGCCTGCCTCTAGCTCCTCTGGAGCACATCAAATATATGACCCCTTCTCGCCCACATCTGTCCCTCGGCATCCTCATCCTGGTGGTAATCCAGCAATGGCAGAAAAACAAGAGAGCGATCCTGAATACGAAGACTTGATGGCCTCTGTTGGAGTTAAATGA